A genomic segment from bacterium encodes:
- a CDS encoding MBL fold metallo-hydrolase, whose amino-acid sequence MHKITQDVYQFDGLKSGQCYLIVENHGFALIDTGMMGDYKKIASQMKQQGFQIEDINHIILTHCHSDHTANVKKIQSISHATIIAHKTEKPYIEQTAKLQYSSFGKRVGWGILNTLFAIKGIRVDKTVDDGDILEIFSGLQVIHTPGHTPGSMALYQPDRKVLFSGDSLINEGNLAICQGFYNIDDHELSESVKKLRDIEIDIICVGHGQAILEKGAKLVRELFV is encoded by the coding sequence ATGCATAAAATTACACAAGATGTTTATCAATTTGACGGATTAAAAAGTGGGCAATGTTATCTGATAGTAGAGAACCATGGATTTGCCCTTATTGATACAGGAATGATGGGAGATTATAAAAAAATCGCCTCACAGATGAAACAGCAAGGTTTTCAAATTGAAGATATCAACCATATCATTTTAACCCATTGTCATAGTGATCACACAGCAAATGTCAAAAAAATCCAAAGCATCTCACACGCTACCATCATTGCCCATAAAACTGAAAAGCCGTATATTGAACAAACAGCAAAACTTCAATATTCATCTTTTGGAAAAAGAGTTGGCTGGGGTATACTCAATACTTTATTCGCGATAAAAGGCATTCGGGTTGATAAAACTGTCGACGATGGTGATATATTAGAGATATTTAGTGGGCTGCAAGTCATTCATACTCCTGGACATACTCCTGGAAGCATGGCATTATATCAACCCGATAGAAAAGTCTTATTCTCAGGGGATAGTCTAATCAATGAAGGTAACTTAGCAATTTGTCAAGGATTCTATAATATTGATGACCATGAACTCTCTGAATCGGTGAAGAAATTAAGAGATATTGAGATAGACATTATTTGTGTTGGTCATGGTCAAGCAATCTTGGAGAAGGGTGCAAAATTAGTAAGGGAGCTATTTGTCTAA